The following nucleotide sequence is from Mytilus edulis chromosome 13, xbMytEdul2.2, whole genome shotgun sequence.
acacaatattgtcaacatcgcgatgtatacgatgtgaacgatgtaaacagaaaggtatagactttatatatataaatacaatataaacacgatgttgacacgatattgtcaacatcgcgatgtatacgatgtgaacgatgtaaacagaaaggtatagactttatatatataaatacaatataaacacgatgttgacacgatattgtcaacatcgcgatgtatacgatgtgaacgatgtaaacataaaggtatagactttatatatacaatataaatacgatgttgacacaatattgtcaacatcgcgatgtatacgatgtgaacgatgtaaacagaaaggtatagactctatatatacaatataaatacgatgttgacacaatattgtcaacatcgcgatgtatacgatgtgaacgatgtaaacagaaaggtatagactttatatatataaatacaatataaacacgatgttgacacgatattgtcaacatcgcgatgcatACGATGTGAAAGATGTAAAAAGAAAgctatagactctatatatatacaatataaacacgatgtcgacacgatattgtcaacatcccgATGTATACGAtttgaacgatgtaaacagaaaggtatagaacatattgataggatacaatgtaaacacaataacgacactataaagttgacattgcgatgttgacaatatcgacaaaacatcgtgcactggacatcgcgagggtatcaccagcccagtagtcaacacttcggtgttgacatgaatatcaataatgtggtcatttttttttataaatttcctgttaacaaaagtttaaatttttcgaaaaactaaggattttcttattccaggcatagatttccttagccgtatttggcacaactttttggaattttggatcctcactgctcttcaacttcgtaattgcttggctttataaatattttgatatgagcgtcactgatgagtcttatgtagacgaaacgcgcgtctggcgtactaaattataatcctggtacctttgataactatttacaccactggttcgatgccactgctggtggacgtttcgtccccgagggtatcaccagcccagtagtcaacactttggtgttgacatgaatatcaataatgtggtcatttttttttataaatttcctgttaacaaaagtttaaatttttcgaaaaactaaggattttcttattccaggcatagatttccttagccgtatttggcacaactttttggaattttggatcctcaatactcttcaacttcgtgatTGTattaaatgtttggctttgagctaGATTTAAGTAATTGCAAGTTTGTTTATATCTGTACTTTAATTGTGGGTTAAGTCATTTTGTCTTTTCTCGAGTCACATTTGCTTTGTGTGGTAATTGTTGATTTAATAAGTAAATGTTTCTTCAACtgattttaattgtttgttcTAATGTTGTTCGCTTTTAACGTTGTCAACAATAAAGGAAAGCaaagacaatacagaaatgaGTTTCAGCTTTTTTGATCGATACACGCCAAACAAATCCtgtatatgtaaaataaaaagacgCGATATGTTTTCTGACAAGATAACTATACGTTTCGTAATAAAGTAAAGAGTTGGTGaacattgatgaccaaaattcctaaaaattgaCTGGCTGACAAGATGTTTTCAGTATTGTTCCTGTATTTAACAAATATAACTAAGCATACTGagccatttttatttttgtttgtttttattggaaaaagaaatattcaaacatcattgatataatccttagctttacctgtaattttaaacAGCCGTCCTTTTTTCCGGGTGATTGATTTCCCGCCATTTGAGCTTTGCAAGTGTAAatgatgttttaccttctgtacctgtacttttGCAACgaaattcaaacttttttcacTAATGTTCTGaacacaccattggtaagaaaaacaaataaatgtatgaaaaaattgCCAGGGGCGTCAACCAGGTCTCCTCGAAAATAACCGTACGAAAGCTCTTTGAATGGTTGATGTTGTTTGCGTTGTTgctcgatttaatgtgcataagCCAACAGTTTAGAGACTAGCAAACATATATCGACAAATTGCAACTGCACTGAATAGGTCAATATGTCgtagaccaaaaaaaaaactattgtcaAGGGAGGAGCGCTACCTTCACTTAACGTCAACACGAGGCAAGTTTTTCTCCGGCAAGAagagtagtgcattgactaagggcagctgctggtgtgcctGTCAATCCTTTATTGATGCACTTCGGGCTTGGTCGAGAAATTGATTTAAATGACAATATACTCATTTCGCCTTTTGATCCTTCCGCTCCATACAAATACAATTCCAAtgaatgtgagtgataaacatGCATATTGCTTCCAACGTGTCATAattccattttgttttttttttagagttattTGTTGTTATGATGTTATAATACAATTCATTAtctttgttgctaaactttttagTTTAGTATAGAACATATTGAGGCATTATTTGCAAAAAACATTATCACGGAGTTTACTATTTTTTCAACATCTTTAACATATAACGCAAATGGTTTGATAGGAAAATTCCACATTGATATGTTAAAGTGAGATATTTGATCTGAAAATAAGATGAATCGCCAACCATAGCTATGCAAccaatttaatttttctaaaagtaAGCCACGAAAACGGCCCTCTATTTTGTTCTCGTACATATTGTTTTCTGGAATGAAGTACTACAAGCAAACTGTATGCTCGACACAATAGACTAACCTGCTGACACATCGCATAAAACAAGGTATAATATAATTAGGTTTCCATACGGATAGTGGTAATTCTTCAGAAATTAGAGTTAATCTTTACATTCAGAGTAGTTTGCTATAACATCTTTCAGAATAATTTCCATGAGAGCATAGCAGAGTAATTTAATGTGAATAAATGTATTAATTAGAAGTTTTTCAGCCACCGAAAAGATACTCGCCATTCTAGAACCTCTTTAAGCAATTCGTTATCTCCGACTGGTACAAAAAGTACCCCGTGATTTATAATACTTTTTGGTTGACGTTATGACTAGGCCATGAGCTCCTTTATCGTGTTACCAACTGAACTGCGGGAGATACCTACGTTTTACAATGTAAATAGCAagcaaaattaaaagttttttttgtcgTCAGTTATACATGGTCTATGAATTGTCATGCACAAATCATTTCTCAAcaagaatataaattattttatataatgcACTCACAAATAGTGTTTACCCTTATCCtcacaatattacaaataaaggcaacagtagtataccgctgttcaaaactcgtaaatctatggacatgaaactaaattggggtaacaaactaaaactaaaacaaaagtcTCCTTGAGGCAGAATTGTACGATTCATCCGGGAAAATTTCCAAAGACTGTAAGAACGCTTGTCGCGCGGATTCCTTGTCGCCAAATAATTGTAAAGCAACTCCCAATAAAGTGTAGGCCTCCGCTGTACTACTCCCATCTGTCATTAAATATCTTTCTCCGATGACAAGTTTCAAATCTTGAATAGAATCCTGACAATATCTAACATTATTGAGGTGATAATGACAAAGAACACTAAGGAAGTATGCATACGCTGTGGATGaaacggaataatttttattccaTCCCTCCATTAAAAGTTCTTCTGGTGTTAACGTTGAATTCACTTCTAATTCTATCAGATCTACTAATATTATTTTCAGAAGATAAACAACACTTTTCTTGTTGAATGACAGCAGTTTAAGTGAATGGCAATGATTATTTGATAGAGTCATTCCAAAGAACAGTTTGTCGAAAGTACATTTCGATATAGAATACCGAATGATGTGTAAAGCTTTCCtgtattgctttgttttgtaaaaaaatgaagcTACCATAAGCCACCCAGAAACAGCGTCATGATAGACATTTGTTAGCAGAGTACTCAAACAGGatttgtactgtttgtattgGTATTTATTGTTGATAATTGCACCATCAAGTAGTAAACGCTGAGCTAGAATATTACACCTCTGTGATATGTAGTACGCATATAATTGCTTTAGTGGAAAATGGTGACACCAAATGTTGTGTAACAATTCTGAGTTGAATATATCTAACTCAAAATTAATTTCTAATAAACCATTAGCATTATGCAACATTCTGGATTCCACTATTTTCTTAACGTCATTCCACATCGATACATCAAAGTTACATAtttgatctgaaaataaaatgcatcGCCAACCATAGCTGTGTAACgtgtttaatttttgtaaaagtacatcACGAGCACGGCCCTCTATTTTGTTCtcaaacatgttgttttctgGAATAAAGTAATGTGAACAAACAGAATGCTCTACACAATACACTAACCTGCTGAAACATCGCATAAAACAAGGTATAAGATTATCAGGTTTCCATACAGATGATGGTAGTTCTTCAGATAtccagaaaataattgttttaaggaaATATGAACACAGTAAATCTTTACATTCAGAATCATTTGCTATAAcatctttcaaaataatttttaagagAGCATAGCACATTAATTGGGTGTGAGAAAATGTATTAATTAGAAGTTTTTCAGCCACTGAAAAAGATACTCGCCATTCTCGATCTTCTTTTTGTGATCCGTGAACTCCGATCGGTACAAAAAGTACTCCGTGCTTTAAAATACTTTGTGTGACGTTATGACTTGGCCATGAGCTACTTGATCTTGTTATCCAATTTACAGCAGAAGATATCCAAGTTTTACAATGTAAAGATACGGCAACATCAATATCTCCTGTTTTGTCAGTTATACACGGTCCATGAATTGTTGTGCCTTTATCAACCCCAACCAATAACAAATTTCCCTTCCATAATGCACTCGAAAAATAATGTTTACCATTATGTTCTTCACAACGTTTCAAAATATACTGACTTCTGCTATATTCTAGTCTTAATTGAGTAAAACCAGGCTTAACATCGTCTGTATCCATGGACAGATAAGTTATACTTGGATCGAAGTCGGGTTGTTTATCCGCATTCACCTTAATAAATTTTCTTACTTGCATTATATCTAAATCACTTCCTCGCATTTCAAGTCCTTCTCCGTAGCTTCCACTTGTTATCCATGTAAGTGACTTGTTACTTGACAAATTATCTCTCACCGTGTTCATTAATCTGACTGTTTTAACATGTTCTTCTGTACCTACGATGTTATGACACAGATAGTTATACAGAGCTAGTGATATGTTTGGTGTTATAGTGTCtgtaattagaaaaataaaacaaacatggtAAAACATTGTTCATGGTATATATCCAAAACTGTACATGTATAATGCCTTCACTAATTATGTTGACAGTTAAGTTCTCCACAGTACATTTGTTTTGAACATTAAACTTAAATCAAACGAGAGT
It contains:
- the LOC139501928 gene encoding uncharacterized protein gives rise to the protein MQSSSLTVGLKEDHQDTITPNISLALYNYLCHNIVGTEEHVKTVRLMNTVRDNLSSNKSLTWITSGSYGEGLEMRGSDLDIMQVRKFIKVNADKQPDFDPSITYLSMDTDDVKPGFTQLRLEYSRSQYILKRCEEHNGKHYFSSALWKGNLLLVGVDKGTTIHGPCITDKTGDIDVAVSLHCKTWISSAVNWITRSSSSWPSHNVTQSILKHGVLFVPIGVHGSQKEDREWRVSFSVAEKLLINTFSHTQLMCYALLKIILKDVIANDSECKDLLCSYFLKTIIFWISEELPSSVWKPDNLIPCFMRCFSRLVYCVEHSVCSHYFIPENNMFENKIEGRARDVLLQKLNTLHSYGWRCILFSDQICNFDVSMWNDVKKIVESRMLHNANGLLEINFELDIFNSELLHNIWCHHFPLKQLYAYYISQRCNILAQRLLLDGAIINNKYQYKQYKSCLSTLLTNVYHDAVSGWLMVASFFYKTKQYRKALHIIRYSISKCTFDKLFFGMTLSNNHCHSLKLLSFNKKSVVYLLKIILVDLIELEVNSTLTPEELLMEGWNKNYSVSSTAYAYFLSVLCHYHLNNVRYCQDSIQDLKLVIGERYLMTDGSSTAEAYTLLGVALQLFGDKESARQAFLQSLEIFPDESYNSASRRLLF